GTTTTTCTGAATCTTGAACACAAGACCGGAGTTActgctcctatatatacaccTGTATCATCCACCGGCTTGCCAACAAGTCAATTCCCTTGCATTTATCAGTAGTTCCTATACAAGAGGGTGCAAGTAGTCATGGGGGTACACATGCATTCTTTGTTCCATCTGAACTTCCTGTGACTGAATCATAGATGTTAATTCTTGTGCTGCTGCTGTCACTGCAGGTCCTGAATTGGGTGCAGAGCAGGATTCATGGAGCTCATCACAGCAAAAAGAAAGCAGAGTTCATTGTTTGCCCAGCACAACGTAAGAGACTGCTGATGACAATGGCTAATAGTTCTAGATTTTCAGGACACTGAAAAAAAAGATAGTTTCAGAGTTTCAGCGTGTCTCGTGAGCTGAAAGCCTGAAACATCATTTGTTCAGGCTCAGTATAGCTGAAACCCCACATTTCCCCTCCTGCAGATGCTGAGACTTCCAGTGGAATTCCTCGGACCTACGAGCTCAACGACGGCTGGAGCACAGGGATGCTGTCGATCCGGACGTTCGGCACAAGGGAAGGGCACAGACTGAAGAGTTCTGACGGATCCTGCACGGTCAGTGTCGGTGAGCTCAAGAAGCTGCAGGAGGAGGTCAGGTCGCTCATGAGAGCCGAAGGAGTTACTACAGCTGACGAACTGAACAGGGTACATTACCTGACACGGGTAAGGCTTCTCAACTGCATTTCACGCTCGCAGAAAGGACGCATCGTTAAGCTGAGATCGGTCAGGAAACTTGTGACAAGTTCGTTCAGTGGCTTCATGCACAGGCTGAAGTGAAACTTAATGAAGTGCAATAGAACTGAGTTTCTTCCGGGAGTTCATAATCAAGTTGGTTCAGAACTCAGATTGACTCATGTATGATTTCCTTGTTTGACAGATTATCTGGGGATTGCTTCACAAGAACACACATTTGGAGAACTCGGCATTCTCTGATCATGTGATCAGGGATGATCGAGCAGTCCAGATGCCCCGACAAGAAAAGGCAGGGGTAGACGAAGGGGGCAAATGGATCAGAACAGATTCAGAGTGTAAGTTCATCTGACAGAAACAAGGTAGACGTGTAGCAGGGTTTGCATGTAAACATAGAATCTGACATGCTCCTCAATTCTCCAGACATCGTGTTAGAGATCTGAACTTCCAGGATGGCAGCAGAAAGGAAAGACCGAGTTCTTGTACaatatttatttggttcattcATGTctgcaaaaatatattatcagCTTGGCCTTAGCGCCAGTGTTACAATatgattttctctcttttgcttATCATTTATGTAACAGAGTACCAGATTTCAAATAAGGTACCATATAAAACAAGCGATATACATCCTGAAATAATATGGACATGCAGTCAGCAAAGAGCATGTTTTTagttaaaaaaaggaaaaaacgaGGTAGCTCTAAAATTGCCCAAATACATGGTGACTGGGTTGAGACCCTGATGGTTTCAGCTGTAGGTTCTGCTAAGACTAGCAATGGTGATGCCCGTGGTACAAACGAATCCTGGCAGCAGTTGGTGAAGCAAACAATATCTTCAAATGCACCTTTGATTATTCCGGTATGCGCCACACCTATCTCCCGAATAAAACAATCCTTTGTCTATACGAGGTATCTTATCACATGTCTCATCCTATGACCTGCAAAATGGATATGAAAGAAGATAAACCTAATCTGATGAGTGCAATCATAATTACAGTAAGCCAGGTCCCAGCATTTACCTGGTTCACCAAAGGAAGCGCATAAGTTTCCCATTCTGTTGACCATTTGGAAGATGACCCTGTACTCAAGGCACCATCCTTGAGGGATTTCAAGGCATTGCATTCTTTAGGAAACCCCTTGAAGAGCATCTGCATTGTTTTGCAATTGCAAATATTAACATCGCTTCTAATGATAAAAATTAAGTCACCATGCAGACATGTTCAtaaaaacttcaaaaaaaaaaaaaaagaagagaaagttgTCATATTCCAAAAGAGCAGTGCTACACATATGACCCCACTCACTGAGCAATCATCTTACACATCGTTTTGACCTTCTCTTCATACTGGCACAGGCAAGGAGAAACCTCCAGGTGCTAATCCAAAGTAGTACGTGAATTGTATGGTAAATGTCGTACGCATAGCAGTTTCAATTCCAAAAATGTCCAAATATCCACATGACATGGAAAATTAAATATTGAAGAGATCCTGACCATAAGTTCATCAGCAAGCTCCGAAGATGTTGAGAAAAGAAGACCGTTTTTGTTTACTTTTACAAGCTCCTCAATGCTGCAAACGGAACAAAAAGTTACATGCTTAAGTGAAAACTATCCAAAGCAAAATATTGCAAACCAAACATCTAGGAAACTGAGTTACCAGGAGAATGAGGCAGCACAAACTGGCAATCCACATCCAAACATATCAACCACCTACAAACATTCAGGTTAAAATCCAGCTAATAAAATTCTTCATCCTTTAGTGAAAACAGGCACTTAAGAGTAACCTTCATAGGTAGGTCCAGCCCTGATGAAGATGTATGCAACGACACGCCTAGATCAGCTGACCCTGCAATATTTGAAGGATTAGCATTTATACTAAAGTGTGAAATGGTTTAGCAATCAGCTGGTTTACCAAGCAATAGAGGGTAGTCCTCTGATGCAAGCCACATCGTCCTGAAGGCAACACGTCTCAACTTCAACCTTTTTATCTGCTCCTCGTATTTCTTCCTATCAGGTCCTTTACCTTTaaaattgaaatacatgaaactCAAACAATTCTTAAACTTTGGTTGTCTTTGGTTGTCCAAGTAATATTGCAGAATGGATGATACCAGTGATAATGAGTAGCAATCTTGGGTAGACAAATTgcttcccattcttcatatcAATCCAAAGATGTCCCTCATCCATGGAGTCATCTTCACCTAATGTTGCAGCAACACGTCTATCGTACATCAGTGCTGCTTCCAGAAGTATGCTGAAATCTTCATCTGGTGTCCTGGAATATGTGGCAAAGATTTGAATTATCCATTCAGCAATCACGTGtaatgagcataaaagaacacTTTAATTATGACCAGTTGACCACACAGTTTAAGAGAACAGACCAGCTTGTGCTGCTCACAACAAGTGCGGGCCTATTAGGCTTCAAGAAAACTTCACCATCTAGCTTACTGGTAAATACAGTAGTGTTCAtgtcttctgcttctttctcTGTGTTGTAACATCAAACCACAGAATAAATCAAACTTAAATAAACTTATAGCATGAAAAATGTTTTGATTGAATGgagaacaacataccaacaGAGATGCAATCAGCATTGCCCATAGCAATACAAATGGAATTCCCCAACCTGCTAAACAACTATTCCATTCTTAAGGTCACACATGTGGTACTGTATGGAGGGAAAAATAGATGCTCACCCCATGTCTCTCCATCAATGAAGCAGGGTAGAAAAAATCAGGAGATTGATCATAAAGAACCGTTGCTCTGAAATCAACATTATGTTAGTAAAAACTATAAACTATACAATGTGCAGAGCAgcctttaatataaaaaatactatGATGAAGTTAATCCGTCTACCTGATTCCCCAATTTTGAGCAAGCTCATGCTGCATTGCTTTCGTAACACAAAAGGCACCATCAGCCATCTGCCCAAAGTGCTTCTCAAACCTAGAATACAGGAACAAGTTACTATATTAACAGATATGTTCAAATAGAGGAACATGTTACTATATTAACACCATGTTTAAGCTTAACAGGTAAAGAAACAGGGTAAGGGATTACCAGAAGTAGATTTTGACTACTATGTGACTTCTGCCATGAGACATTCCAAGCAATGTATATCCAAAGTTATGCCAATCCACAATAAATTTAGCACCTCTTAGCCAGCTTGCCAGTTTTACAGCAGCCAGTGTTGGAACAGAGGGTGGATTCTGTTGGAGAAAAGATTATCAAATAATACAAATCAGGTCTCCCATTGTACTGGAAAGCacaatatctaaaactcaagaTTATTCCAAACGGTATATCATACAAAAGGGACTCTAGGTGACTAAAATATAATACCTCATGGTACAAATGCACAAGCATAATATGATAGAAGACCGAAGTAGCATTGCCAAAATGAAAAGGATGTGAGGAATAGGTCACCATATCTGTTGCATACAACGATCTCCTACTTAAGCTAGGAGAAGGCATGACAGGAACATCATTAGTTGACTTAGCATGAAGGGTGAATGATGAATTCTAGATCGACAGTGACTGTACATACTGTCCATGCAATTCTGAACTATACAAATAGATAAGGAACCTGACACTAACCTGAACAACAAAGACATCAGGGCGAGGAATCTTAAAACATAGGAACCAAACCAGCATGACAAACTGGATAGCAGCTTTAAGTAGAAGTGCCAGGGCACCAGATATCTTTGAGATTCCCATTAACCACACCGATTTCTGAAGAGAGAATTACCAAGTTAATATAGTAATAATATAAAAGACAATACAAGACAACAGAATAGTGTCCGACAATCAATACCATCTCATGGATGTGAATCGATGGATTCTCTCTCAATGACAGGTGATGATCACTTCCTGTTCATTTACACAAAATAGAACACACGGTCAGTTCTCTGTAAAAAGGAACAGCAACGGAAGGCTACATATTTTATTTACGTCCTAATCTCTTTCCCTCCGGTCGTCTCCCTCTTTGGCgtgtccctctctctctctctctctctctccctccctccgaCTTCCCCTCCTGTGCCTTCCTCTTCCACTCCTCCGGACTCTTCTCTCCGGCGCCATGCCGCTCAGTTGGCCCAGCCAACCGATCTCACGGCCGACCCGACCCGGTCgacctcctctctttctctcttcaaCCTCCTCTCTCTTCGGCCtcctccatctctccctctggtctctctctctcctttctttatGAGCCGCACGAACAGAAGCCACTCGGCCTTATCCTTGGTCTCTCTCTTGTCTCACCACATGTGGGCTCCACTAGTCACAGGCATGTGAGCCATCCAAAACATGAGAACATTACAGATAATAGACATTCAAAAGCATAAATCCACCCATCTCAAAATTTAGGTTGCCAAATAGCTACTAACTTTTACAATCtagattgtaacaattcagTTTTTTACAATCCACGATCCACAATCTAAAAGTTGTTTTTCATAACCTCCGGTTGAAACAAAATCGGCCCTTAGATGGGAAGACGCTTATCGGCAGTTATGTGTTTAGTTTACCACTGTGGAGGCCAGTATGGACGAGTGTGGGTGTTCACAGGCGGAGTCGCCGCTCCACAAGGCGTCCAATGCTTCGGCCTAGCCTAATGCAATCGTGCGGAGGCGGCCACCATATTAAACTATTTAAACGTCTATAAAACAGTTGCATCTATGATAGGTTAGGGCTCTAACATAAGCTCTTGATGACATGCCATTTATTCTCTCTTCAAGCGGCTCTATAAGAGTTTTGgaaaaattatgtaaatactATCATAAAAAAGTGATCATTGTTAAATACCATCACAAACGTGAAAAACTCTTGAAAATACCATCGTTAGTGTTAAAACACAATGATGAGTACTCGACAGCTCCAATTTTAAAATAGTGGTCTTCCGTTACTCCAAAAAtcttagaactttttgtacatgtttcataatccatgtgcaaccaaTTTTAATTGGATACATCCAAAaatcctatgtagaatttaaactaaaattctctaaaaaaagactacttttaaaaattctaacaattattagagcatcaaataaattccaaaatttttggaagaattcactaatatttttataatatgatgtaaaaatttctaaaattatttccagccataggttatatggttacaatcaaatttaattaaaggaagaatatcacatgaaatgataaaaatgcataaaaatggatcattacaaagaaactcattttttcaccatataacctaatgaaggaaataattttataaattattaaataatataataagaatattagtaaatttttccatattgtttggaatttatttgatgccctaataattgttagaagttataaaagtagccttttttaaGAGAATTTTAGTATAAATTATACATAGGATTTTTGATTGATTCCAATggaaatgggttgcacatggattatgtaacaTATACAAAAAGTTCTAAGATTTTTGGAATAACAGAAGACcattattttaaaatttgagCTGTCAAGTACTGTTCATAGCATTTTAACGCTGACGATGGTATTTTTCAGAGTTTTTCGTGTTTGCGGTGCTATTTAGCAACTCAACAACTTTACGATGGTATTTAGCATCAAACGCTCTTTTGTTATGATATTTTCGTAATTTCCCCAAGAGTATTTGCATTGTACATACCTTTAGTGGCTCCTCCTCAACGTTCCAAAGCAAAAGCTCTGTACGGGCTACACCCCTCGCCTTCCGCAGCCGCACGCCACAGTCAGGCTCTCAAGCGCAAGCATAGGTGAGCATCTTTGCCGCCATTCAATTTTATTCTCGGTTCGGTTCGGTTCGGTTGGTGCTGTTCCGACACGTGCTTGCGCCCCCGCGTGCCGCGGACTGTTGGTCGGAATTAAGGAAGGTGGAGCTGCTCCCTAGGCTGCGTCGCGGCGACACACAAGCGGCCAGGCTCGCCGGCGCGGTGCGCACAGTAGGACAGCAGTTTATCGACACCAACCATGGCGGTGAACCCGCGAAACCTGGCCGTGAGTGCGCCTAGCTCTCGGAGACTAAGGGCTATCGGATTAATTAGTTGGATGCGGTTTTTCAAAACCAGAGATAAATGGCACCGGCTTGATTTCAACCTTTCAGTTAGATTTTTTTAACAGGCAAAACTATAATGCTTAATGATCAGAAACTGATCAAGCTGTTTACTCGACTGCAGCAAGGATGCGCTGAGGTCTTTATCATATGACAAAGGACTTGCTGACTTGGAACTGAAGTGGAGCACAAGACATTCATTCAAAGGGTGTGTTGCTCCTCCTATTGGTGAATAGGGAGGCTTATTCAGTCTGCTGCATCTCAATATTCTTTTGGTTGCTACTTTCCAAAATTTTTGTTAATTATAAATCTCATAATATTGTGCATGTATCACATTGCGTGGTTATGCTCCATGGTTCGGATTTAGTCTTGTGCCACCGAACTGTACCGATGCgtattttatagaagtatatCATCTTCACGTTTGCCGTGTCATCAGAAAGGTTGGACGTCTTTATAAGTACATATTCTTGTGTGCTTAGAATCAATATAATCGAACATTGGACGTCCAGAAATACACCATGCACGCTGGGACAGTACGGGATTTATTACTCTTGAGGAAACTAGACCACTTCACATGGTGATGAGTGGATACCACAACTGAGAGCGTGCAATTTGATGCCGTGGCATCCCTCCCTTTGAAAATAGAGAGCATCGTTCCATGCTTCTGATGTAAAACGGTGCGATGGAAAGATAACGTACAGTAGACTATACAAAAGGTTCGCGGTATCATATCATCCCCGCTGAAATTTGAACAAACCAAAAGTTCCAGTTGTATGGCCTATCGACCAAACCAGCTTAAACTATCCTGCACAAAAACCGAACGTGCAAAACGGAAATGTTACATTGAATCGTTGAATAAGGCATCGACTGTCACGAGGCCAATCGAAAGCTGAAAACCCACCAGCGCAAAGTAAACTGCATTTCATCTCAGTGTCACGGCAATAGCACCACACGCCAGCCGGAGGGAGGTCGGAACGACGCGCGCCTACCCGGGTCTCCGTCTCCACGGAAACCACGGGGCTCCACTGCTGCAACTACGCGAGTCACGAGTTCGCACCTCGCACCAACCAACAACACCGCGCCGGAGcaaagctgctgctgctgctctcagAAACGGGAGCACATGAGCGGGCATGCAGATCTCATCGACCTGGGGCAACGAACTTTAATGCTAGAATGCATGTTGGACAGAAAAATAATATCTGGATTTTGGCGGAGAAGCAGCATACATCGACATTTGTTGGTTTCGTTCTATCACGGTGCACTGTGTTCGGTGAGCCAACTGGCAGGCAGGGGTCACACGGAGCACGGCACCTATTTTACGGCTTTATGCGTCACAAGAAGCTTGCCGCGTCACGTGTTATTTGGAGTTGGAGGTGCAGCATTACAtgctttttttttgtgtgtctGTTGCAACTTGGTATGTGTACACCTAAATCTTATGTACCTTTCTCTTTTAGTAGGAGGTGGTGAGTGGTGAGAGCTGAGACTCGAGTAGTACGACATGTGGTGAGAGCGCAGACTCGAGCAGATCGTGCCAAATAAGGAGCTGTTTTGACCGCTGATCGCGTACTCGTGTCGAAAACAACCAGTCCGGCTCTCAACTGGAGCAGCCTGCCCGTGCAAGAAGTTGCAGTTAACTCCATCGCCACCCCCATGCGGTCGCTGCTGCCCGATGCTCACACGAACCTCGCCTCGCAACCGATCGCAGCATTAGGGGGCGCACGCTTTCCTTTCTCCTCAGAGGAGGCAGGCAGACGAGAGCGAAGCGAGTCGTGCCCCCTCCTTTACTCGTGTCACGTTGGCGCTCCTCCGATTGGTTTCCGCCAGCCCATGCCCGTGCCGTGCCGCGTCGCGCGCGGATGGAGTAGTCCGTGCGACGTGTGAGCTGTGAACCGGGCGGGCGCGGCCGGTCACGCGGAACGCGCCGCCGCGCAGCTACCCGGAAGGGCGATCCTACGTCCGCCACTGAGCAGCGTGTATAACACACGGAAATGTACCGCAACAAGTCGCAGTGCGCTCGTCCGTACGAGGGAGGTAAGGGTTCGGAGTCCCGACGGGCGTAGATGGAGGTTCTGGGTGGCGGTTGGTGAGACGGGGGGTGGGGGTTGAGGCTGGGCGGTAGAGGACCGTCACTAGACGATGTCGGTAGCGGGACGGTAAAGTAACTATCTGATAATGTTAAGTTAGCGTGGCAGTGGTGACGGATCCAACGGCAGGGAGCCATCAGAGACGATAGAGGAGGGCGGAGTGTGGGCGAGCACACcggagaaagaggaggaggagtaaGAGCAGGTGGAGGAGAACAAGACGGGGATGAGCCACTAGAGGCGAGAAAAATGAGATCTACTGACACGTACGATTATCATTTTGCCGACTTACTAACGTGAGCGATTTAGATACCCTACATTATGTGTCGCTAGTATATGGAAGTTAAAGGCTGACGATTGTTTCCGACTCTCTCTGTATAGATAGATGTAGccttctctgaaagaaaaaggtcaTGTCATGCGATAGAGATTTACGCTGATTGTTTCGATATGTATAGCGTGCATTCCGCCGTCACGGAAAACAGCGAAAACATACGCGTCCATTGGACTTTGCATTCCGTACCGATTATACTGTTCACCACAGTGTACAACAAGAATCTCTTTAACCAAATCATATGTTTATTTATTCATAGTACAGGAGTTTTACACGACAAATTAAACGGCACATGCATATGAAACGAACAATGAAATTAAGGAACGATTCGTGCTAGTGAACATGTTGCTTGTTCATACGTTGTGTTAGATTACACACCTCGAACGGTACAAATGAATACTACCGTTGCTGCTCTTGTGCCTCTGCACGGAGCACGCGTGCCATATTAAATTAATTGCTAATAGTACTTGTCGTTGTTAATAACACAACCGTAAGTAAATTACTGAACGCCTCCACTGGCCGGGTCAGTGTCAACCACGTACGTAAACCAGATGGAGATGATCGAGCTCGTCAACTCACAGCGCGACGGCGGAGCCGGCGATCAACGCCCGTGCATGGCTCCCAAGCTGCCCAGCGCGAGCCAAGAAGAAGCCTCCTCGTGCTTGCCCTTCTTCGCCGTCGGCTCCGGCGCCGGATCCTCGACCTTACGGTCGTATGGCGCCCCCACCGCGCCGGTGGCCCGGTCCTTGCGCTTGGCGAGGAAACGACGCAGCGACGCCTTCCTGGCGATCGGCATGTCCACCACCGccggctccgccggcgccccCTGCGCGGCCGCGGCGATCCGGAACAGCTCGGCCGCCTTCTCCGGCGGGCAGCTCTCGATCACCACCACCCTCCCACCGTAGAAGATGGTCAGCTGCTGCGCGTTGGCGTTGCTCTCTTGGGCAGCTCCCGGCGCCACGAAGGGCGCCGGCACCGCGGCGGTCCTGACGTACTGGCTGAGCACGCCGCACGCGACGGCGAAGCGGCGGGTGATGCTGTCCGTCGGCATCGCTGCCATTGTTGATTCACGAAGAGGGTGAGGCGATCGAGAGGATCAATCGATCGTTGTCCTTGGTGGTCTACGCACGCACGAGCCGTGACTGATCGATGGATGGGTCGTCCTTGGTGGTTGCGAAGCCGGTTTTATAGAGGCCAAGAGGCAAGAGAACGGAAGGTTCGTGGCGAACAGAAGAGGGGATAGCCTTGGCGCCCGCGCGCGAGGGGGGCCTGAGGAAAACGTGGCCGCGCCGAGTGTTGTGGTGGGAAGGGGGAGGGAAACGGTGCGTTTGAATAGGTCCTCCACGGTTGTGGGAGCAACTGCCTTCTCGTTCATGGTAACCAACACGCGCGCAGACCTCGTATGCATTTCTTTCGTTCTAGCTGGATGGATGGACGAAACGATTCGTACGTATCGGGTCGATACCTGTCTATTCGGAATGCCGTATGGGGAGTCGAGTGGATGGCATGAAGTGAAAAGCTTTGCGCCAgcgatttcaatttcgtttctaaaaataagaaaattggTTTAACGGCGGAAAGACCAAAATTCTTGAAATTTTATCgaaaatttgattatttttcatCCTTTGCTCCGTAGATTTCATATATCAATCAAAGAAAATTCTCAAATTAGATAATTCGTTCCttctaaaattttcaaaattcgCAAAATTTCTATGGCATACTTCTTCCCACGTGGGAAGGATAGGAGGGATACTAGTCGTCCCCTATCAATATGTCTATCGCAGGAACTCGAGGGGCCTAAAATGCAGCCGAACGCGGCCTAACCTTACTAATGTAAGCACTATGGGTGCGTGAAGTGCCGGCACAAGGCGAGTTTCGCCAGCATTCTGGTGCAAACCAGAAAGAGAGAAACGGACTGAACCTTGTTGGCATACACCTTTTCAGAGAACGGGCATTATATTTTCTCCCTTCCTCGACCCCGGTCGATCGCGGAAGATATATGGCTGTCTGCCTCCGTTTCGATCGCCACGGAGACACCAAGCCGGCCAGCAAAAGCAAAACTCGACCAGGCTCCGGCGACACGCGACCGCTGTGCCTCGTCCTCTCGGGGGGGCCAAACTCGTATACAGAGCAGGCGATCGACGCGGCAAAAGCAAACTAGCGACAACTAGAGCTAGCGATCGAGACGTTTTGCTTAATCCAACCGATCCATGCCTAGCAAGTTAGCATAATGCTCTTTGATTTCCTTGTGTTCTTTTGTACTAGAGTATTCCTTTCCAACCACCGAAAGCGCGCGAGAGCAGCTGGGACGTACCGAACGTGGACAGGAAGAAATCCACGGCGAGTTCGTCGTAGCTCGGTGCCGCGTGCTGTGGTCCATCGTACGTGCTTTCGGTGCTGTCCATCGATCGACAAGCCAGCCGCATACGCATCGACCGATCGGTGCTGTTGCTGCTCCAAAATAATCGCGAGGTGTATGATTATTGGACTTTTCGTGGGAACTTCCCACACGTCGACTGCCTGCCTCGCTAGCGTGCACTTCTCTTCGCCAAAGTACAGTAGAGTGTGCCCATCACCTTCGCACTTCTCATGCATGTTTTATGCTGCCAGCAAAGTACCAGTACAATTGTACGGGCAGCGACGTTGCCAATGTGTCATGTCCTAGAAGCTTTTAACCAGTTACTTGTCATGAATAATCGTTCAATAAGTTCCATAACACACTATAATAAGGCCACTTCTAATCAAATAGAATTATGCCAGGCACCTGTGGAGTCCAGCGCAGATTGATCTTACTGGAAACATGCATTAGGTTGAATCCTAAATGTTACTCCTTCGGTCATGTTTatttagatcctatttgttttagattttaatagtaaattttaatttgaagctaaaataaacaaataaaatgtTTTTATAGATGTAACAATCTGCTTGTTGGATTATTGCAATCCAACAAACAGTTCTTTCTCAACTTTTCACAGATTGTGAAACTTCCCATCTCTTTTAACCATCAAAGTTGCCTAAAAGTAACAGCCCCTACCATTGCCTATCCCAACACTGATGGCATCCCCGTCGTGGCAGACGGCGCAGATGATGCCTTCCGCGACCAACTTCTTCCCCAACTCTGGCCCTCCTCTCTCTCGCCCCCTCACTTCTCCTCTCTTAGGTCACGACAGAGGAGCACACAACATGCCGAATAGGGGGCATCGTCGCTCAAATCCGTGTGGAGCTGTGACGTCTCTAAGCCCTCCCAGCCACCAAGAAGCTTGGAGGAGCTTCAGTGAACCCTCCTTCGTCGGATCCCTACCTCAGACCGTCGTCTCCCTGGTGGGCCAAGCACCCTGGCTACCTTCTTCTCCAACTCCAGCAACTGTCTCCTCGACCTCATCGTGGATCCAGCCCCCCCGAGCCATCTGACCTCACAGTAAGCTCCTTTGTGTCTTGACTGATCTATTGTGCGCACGTTTTTTGGTTTCAGCCCGTCGCCGGCACGACCGGCTGCATCAGCCTCTCGCGTGCCGCACTCTGCTGCTTGCCGCCGACCATGGACCAGCAGGGCCCACCTCTTGTGAACCCCTCAAACGAAAGCCCCTCCTGGCACTCTACCTTGCGGTGCCCTCGGTCGGGCCTTTTCCCCATCGCAGCTCACTGCCGGCGAGTCGTGCCACCGGCACAATACCCATGTTGGAGCATCATAAGTTTTTAACATCCAAAAGCAACAATCTAACCCTTTAGAATCTAAGTTGTAAAACAACTACCGACTTTTTTTATcttcagctttttacaatctagttttttttacca
The nucleotide sequence above comes from Phragmites australis chromosome 4, lpPhrAust1.1, whole genome shotgun sequence. Encoded proteins:
- the LOC133916775 gene encoding uncharacterized protein LOC133916775 isoform X2 — encoded protein: MGVLNWVQSRIHGAHHSKKKAEFIVCPAQHAETSSGIPRTYELNDGWSTGMLSIRTFGTREGHRLKSSDGSCTVSVGELKKLQEEVRSLMRAEGVTTADELNRVHYLTRIIWGLLHKNTHLENSAFSDHVIRDDRAVQMPRQEKAGVDEGGKWIRTDSEYIVLEI
- the LOC133914850 gene encoding UDP-glycosyltransferase TURAN-like; protein product: MGVAMELTATSCTGRLLQLRAGLVVFDTRSDHHLSLRENPSIHIHEMKSVWLMGISKISGALALLLKAAIQFVMLVWFLCFKIPRPDVFVVQNPPSVPTLAAVKLASWLRGAKFIVDWHNFGYTLLGMSHGRSHIVVKIYFWFEKHFGQMADGAFCVTKAMQHELAQNWGIRATVLYDQSPDFFYPASLMERHGLFSRLGNSICIAMGNADCISVEKEAEDMNTTVFTSKLDGEVFLKPNRPALVVSSTSWTPDEDFSILLEAALMYDRRVAATLGEDDSMDEGHLWIDMKNGKQFVYPRLLLIITGKGPDRKKYEEQIKRLKLRRVAFRTMWLASEDYPLLLGSADLGVSLHTSSSGLDLPMKVVDMFGCGLPVCAASFSCIEELVKVNKNGLLFSTSSELADELMMLFKGFPKECNALKSLKDGALSTGSSSKWSTEWETYALPLVNQVIG
- the LOC133916777 gene encoding protein TIFY 11a-like, with amino-acid sequence MAAMPTDSITRRFAVACGVLSQYVRTAAVPAPFVAPGAAQESNANAQQLTIFYGGRVVVIESCPPEKAAELFRIAAAAQGAPAEPAVVDMPIARKASLRRFLAKRKDRATGAVGAPYDRKVEDPAPEPTAKKGKHEEASSWLALGSLGAMHGR
- the LOC133916775 gene encoding uncharacterized protein LOC133916775 isoform X1, whose amino-acid sequence is MLILVLLLSLQVLNWVQSRIHGAHHSKKKAEFIVCPAQHAETSSGIPRTYELNDGWSTGMLSIRTFGTREGHRLKSSDGSCTVSVGELKKLQEEVRSLMRAEGVTTADELNRVHYLTRIIWGLLHKNTHLENSAFSDHVIRDDRAVQMPRQEKAGVDEGGKWIRTDSEYIVLEI